In Sphingobacterium zeae, one genomic interval encodes:
- a CDS encoding RNA methyltransferase, whose protein sequence is MQKLSMDELQRTDVESFKKQEKTPIAIIMDNVRSMHNVGSAFRTADGFAIEKIYLCGITGTPPHREIEKTALGATQSVDWEYHQDTTAVVDQLRSEGYVIVAIEQADNSVMLQEFAPENNQKYALIFGNEVNGVDEEVMRKIDTCIEIPQYGTKHSFNVSVAIGIILWDFIQKRNSN, encoded by the coding sequence ATGCAAAAATTATCGATGGATGAACTTCAACGTACAGATGTTGAATCGTTTAAAAAACAAGAAAAAACTCCAATCGCAATCATTATGGACAATGTACGGAGCATGCATAATGTAGGCTCGGCCTTTCGTACAGCAGACGGATTTGCTATTGAAAAAATATACTTGTGTGGCATCACCGGAACACCCCCCCATCGCGAAATCGAAAAGACAGCCTTAGGAGCAACTCAATCGGTTGATTGGGAATATCACCAGGATACTACAGCTGTCGTCGATCAGCTTCGGTCCGAAGGCTATGTCATTGTTGCCATTGAGCAAGCAGATAACAGTGTCATGCTACAGGAGTTTGCACCCGAAAATAACCAAAAATATGCATTGATTTTTGGAAATGAAGTCAATGGAGTGGATGAAGAGGTCATGAGAAAAATTGATACCTGTATCGAAATACCGCAATACGGAACGAAACACTCCTTCAATGTATCTGTCGCAATTGGCATTATTCTTTGGGATTTTATCCAAAAACGCAATTCCAATTAA
- the rpsT gene encoding 30S ribosomal protein S20, protein MANHKSAIKRIRANATKRLRNRYQAKTTRNAIKKLRHTTSAEEAKTLLPRVISMLDRLAKKNVIHKKKASNNKSKLTKFVNSLA, encoded by the coding sequence ATGGCAAATCATAAATCAGCGATCAAAAGAATTAGAGCAAACGCTACTAAACGTTTAAGAAACCGTTACCAAGCAAAAACTACACGTAACGCAATCAAAAAATTACGTCATACTACTTCTGCGGAAGAAGCAAAAACATTGTTACCACGCGTAATTTCTATGCTTGATCGTTTGGCAAAGAAAAATGTGATCCACAAGAAAAAAGCTTCAAACAACAAATCTAAGTTAACTAAATTTGTTAACAGTTTAGCGTAA